ggtttaagggacacatttaaatgttttggaatggcctaatcAAAGCCCAGACCTAAATCCAGTCgataatctgtggtatgacttaaagattgtacaccagcggaacccatccaacttgaaggagctggatcaGTTCTGCCTGGAATAAtggacaaaaatcccagtggctagatgtgccaagcttatagacacataccccaagagacctgcagctgtaattgctgaaaaaggtggctctacaaactaTTGACTTTggagggggtgaatagttatgcatgctcaagttttcattttttttgtcttatttcttattGCTTTGCATCTTCATAgtagtaggcatgttgtgtaatcaaatgattcaacccccccccccataaaaatctatttgaattctaggttgtaaggcaacaaaataggtcAAATGctaaggggggtgaatactttcacaagccactgtagctGCTCCTATGCAGCATTCCAATTTAATATGGGTTACTACGTACTCACGACTATGAGTGATGTGTTTTCTTTATGGATCCTTCCTGACTACTCCTACAGGCCTGAGATAATATACGATACTAGTACATTATATTCTGGTAGGTTGTATCTGACAAAGTCCTAATGGCAACAAATCCTGGTTTACTTTTTGTGAAAACATTTTTTACAGTTTGTATTTTCTTTGAAAACACAGCAACAACCAATAAAACCCACTCCGAGCATGTGTTTTTCCTTTCATTTGTACCTTTTCATCTTTGCTAGTTTCTTTCAATCTTTTCCAAATACAAATTTCATGGAACACACATTTGAAAAAAGGATCAATCTGAACACTAAAAACATTTACATCTCATACTTAGGTTAAAAGGCTAAAAATGGAACGTACAACTCTATAACACACTCTTACAATGCCGAACTGTAAAATCCTACTCTGGTCCCTGTGTCGTGGTAGAGTTCTGGGTTCTGGTTGGCGAGATGGTGGGCTTGTGTTTCTTGAGGAGAGTTTTGATGCTGCTCTTGGTTGGCATGGCAACGCCGTTGTATATGAGAAGGAAGCCAAAGAGCAGCAGGCCTCCCAGGATGATGGCTGCCATGTTGTTGACGAGGTGTTGGGTTGGGAACGCCAGCGGAGGCTCGTCTACGTAGATCTACCcgtatggaaagagagagaaagggagagcgagaaaggaaggagagaaataggtGAGGGCCGGAGGTTATCTTGCTCTTCCTCTTTTTTTATTCGTTACTGACTTCAGTATAACAGCTACAGGGTTCCTCACCTGTACCTCCTCCACCAggtcacacaacacaactccaggAATGACAGAGATACGGAAGTGGAAAAGCTCAGAGCCCTGTGGAAAATAATGGTGGTGGTTGTTAGGTTGGAGAAATATTATATTTATAACATTGTCACAATAAAACCCCAGATGGAAACAATTTGCATGACTGTAATGACAGTATGTCTATGCAGACGTTTTCAGATTACACTCAACTATTTTACAATTTATATTCAATTTATATTACAATTTATGTCATATAGTCAGGGAGACTGTAGATTATTTACATATAGGCTGATCTGCAGTCCTTCTGGGTTGTAGAGATTGTTCTTTAGACTGTCTTCAAGATATTGTCTCATCCTGTCCAT
This sequence is a window from Oncorhynchus gorbuscha isolate QuinsamMale2020 ecotype Even-year linkage group LG17, OgorEven_v1.0, whole genome shotgun sequence. Protein-coding genes within it:
- the LOC124001606 gene encoding cation channel sperm-associated protein subunit beta-like; this encodes MDRMRQYLEDSLKNNLYNPEGLQISLYGSELFHFRISVIPGVVLCDLVEEVQIYVDEPPLAFPTQHLVNNMAAIILGGLLLFGFLLIYNGVAMPTKSSIKTLLKKHKPTISPTRTQNSTTTQGPE